In the genome of Bradyrhizobium arachidis, one region contains:
- a CDS encoding amino acid ABC transporter substrate-binding protein — translation MRTFRGGLLIGLAVAVLVAVLAIVYEFYDTRTLKRTVRRGEVLCGVNKGLPGFSIPDDKGNWTGFDVDFCRAVAAAIFNDPSKAKFVPLDASERFKELQSRKVDILSRNSTWSMARELDYDLYFPAVAYYDGAGFMLPRSRNKETALDLTGSKVCVQTGTTTALNVADYFRANNMKYEEVKFDKLDDVVKGYDTGKCDTLSADVSQLYALRLNLSKPGDHMILPDMISKEPLAPVVRQRDDDWMMIVKWTLYAMINAEELGVSSENIDEALKSKKPEVMRLVGTEGNYGEQLGLTKDWVVRIIRNVGNYGEMYERNIGEKSKLKIPRGMNQLWNAGGVQYAPPMR, via the coding sequence ATGCGCACATTTCGAGGCGGCCTGCTGATCGGGCTCGCGGTCGCCGTGCTGGTCGCCGTTCTGGCCATCGTCTACGAGTTCTACGACACCCGCACCCTGAAGCGCACGGTGCGCCGTGGCGAGGTGCTGTGCGGCGTCAACAAGGGCCTGCCGGGCTTCTCGATCCCCGACGACAAGGGCAACTGGACCGGCTTCGACGTCGATTTCTGCCGCGCCGTGGCGGCTGCGATCTTCAACGACCCGAGCAAGGCCAAGTTCGTGCCGCTCGACGCCAGCGAGCGCTTCAAGGAATTGCAGAGCCGGAAGGTCGACATCCTCTCGCGCAACTCGACCTGGAGCATGGCGCGCGAGCTCGACTACGACCTCTATTTCCCGGCGGTCGCCTATTACGACGGCGCAGGCTTCATGTTGCCGCGCTCGCGCAACAAGGAGACCGCGCTGGACCTGACCGGGAGCAAGGTCTGCGTGCAGACCGGCACCACCACCGCCCTCAACGTCGCCGACTACTTCCGTGCCAACAACATGAAGTATGAAGAGGTGAAGTTCGACAAGCTGGACGACGTGGTGAAGGGCTACGACACCGGCAAGTGCGACACGCTCTCGGCCGACGTCTCCCAGCTCTATGCGCTCAGGCTGAACCTGTCGAAGCCCGGCGACCACATGATCCTGCCGGACATGATCTCCAAGGAGCCGCTCGCCCCCGTCGTGCGCCAGCGCGACGACGACTGGATGATGATCGTGAAGTGGACGCTCTACGCCATGATCAACGCCGAGGAGCTCGGCGTGTCCTCCGAGAACATCGACGAGGCGCTGAAGTCGAAGAAGCCCGAGGTGATGCGCCTCGTCGGCACCGAAGGCAATTACGGCGAGCAGCTCGGCCTCACCAAGGACTGGGTGGTCCGCATCATCCGCAACGTCGGCAATTACGGCGAGATGTACGAGCGCAACATCGGCGAGAAGTCGAAGCTGAAGATCCCGCGTGGCATGAATCAGCTGTGGAACGCGGGTGGCGTGCAGTACGCGCCGCCGATGCGGTGA
- a CDS encoding TRAP transporter substrate-binding protein, with protein MPVLNRAELSRTGVIFVALLLAICATDAAAREFRAADTQTEDYPTVQALRYMGALISERTGGRHEIKVFHSRQLGEEKETIEQTRAGAIDLNRTNVALIGNFVPAMNVLAMPFLFRSIEHMQKVLDGPIGNEILGSFEPYGFVGLAFYDSGARSIYNGDRPVTSIADLKGLRIRVQQSELMSDMIRSLGAVPVELPYGQVLTGLATHLIDGAENNWPSFVTTDHYKYAGHYTLTEHTMSPEVLVISLKAWRSLSVDDQKIFREAALRSSRFMREKWRDLEEQSQRKAEAAGITVVKDIDRKPLEDAMAPIYAKAARDPAAAALIERIRKVE; from the coding sequence GTGCCAGTGCTAAACCGTGCCGAACTCTCGCGGACCGGGGTGATCTTCGTTGCGCTTCTGCTCGCCATCTGTGCGACGGACGCCGCGGCGCGCGAATTCCGCGCCGCCGACACCCAGACCGAAGACTATCCGACCGTCCAGGCGCTGCGCTACATGGGCGCCCTGATCAGCGAACGCACGGGCGGCCGGCACGAGATCAAGGTATTCCACTCCCGCCAGCTCGGAGAGGAAAAAGAGACCATCGAGCAGACCCGGGCCGGCGCGATCGACCTCAACCGGACCAATGTGGCGCTGATCGGCAATTTCGTTCCGGCCATGAACGTGCTCGCCATGCCGTTCTTGTTCCGGTCCATCGAGCACATGCAGAAGGTGCTGGACGGACCGATCGGCAACGAGATCCTCGGCAGCTTCGAGCCTTACGGCTTCGTCGGGCTCGCGTTCTACGATTCCGGGGCGCGGTCGATCTACAACGGCGACCGTCCGGTGACGAGCATTGCGGATCTCAAAGGCCTGAGGATCCGGGTGCAGCAATCGGAGTTGATGAGCGACATGATCCGCTCGCTCGGCGCCGTGCCGGTCGAGCTTCCCTACGGGCAGGTGCTCACCGGGCTTGCGACGCATCTGATCGACGGGGCGGAAAACAACTGGCCATCCTTCGTGACGACGGACCATTACAAATATGCGGGCCATTACACGCTGACCGAGCACACGATGAGCCCGGAGGTGCTGGTGATCTCGCTCAAGGCCTGGCGGAGCCTCTCGGTGGACGATCAGAAGATCTTCCGCGAGGCGGCGCTTCGCTCCAGCCGCTTCATGCGCGAGAAGTGGCGCGACCTCGAGGAACAGTCGCAACGCAAGGCGGAAGCCGCCGGCATCACCGTCGTCAAGGACATCGACCGCAAGCCGTTAGAGGACGCGATGGCGCCGATCTACGCCAAGGCCGCGCGCGATCCCGCCGCGGCCGCGCTGATCGAACGCATTCGCAAGGTGGAGTGA
- a CDS encoding L,D-transpeptidase family protein: protein MTDFRRLTGTFLAAMGLFLSAPQAFAQQPDRGDEPGLVADDSYQLDPEWQKQVVYFRTTEAPGTIIVSTAERHLYLVQPGGRAIRYGIGVGRDGFQWQGLVTITNKKEWPDWTPPPEMIQRQPYLPRFMAGGPGNPLGARAMYLGTTVYRIHGTNRPDTIGTKVSSGCFRLVNNDVADLYDRVPVGTKVVIRQKPEL, encoded by the coding sequence ATGACCGATTTTCGTCGCCTGACCGGGACGTTCTTGGCTGCGATGGGACTGTTCCTGTCCGCGCCGCAGGCCTTCGCCCAGCAGCCGGACCGCGGCGACGAGCCGGGCCTGGTCGCCGATGACAGCTATCAGCTCGATCCGGAATGGCAGAAGCAGGTGGTCTATTTCCGCACCACCGAGGCACCCGGCACCATCATCGTCTCGACCGCCGAACGGCACCTCTATCTGGTTCAGCCCGGCGGGCGCGCGATCCGCTACGGCATCGGCGTCGGCCGCGATGGTTTCCAGTGGCAGGGCTTGGTGACCATCACCAACAAGAAGGAATGGCCGGACTGGACGCCGCCGCCGGAGATGATCCAGCGCCAGCCCTATCTGCCGCGCTTCATGGCCGGCGGCCCAGGCAATCCGCTCGGGGCGCGCGCCATGTATCTCGGCACCACCGTCTACCGCATCCACGGCACCAATCGCCCCGACACGATCGGGACCAAGGTGTCCTCGGGCTGCTTCCGTCTCGTCAACAACGACGTCGCCGATCTCTACGATCGCGTCCCTGTCGGCACCAAGGTCGTCATCCGGCAGAAGCCTGAACTCTAA
- a CDS encoding sensor histidine kinase: protein MAALGHSDHPDRAPGPIGRLRARLVGLLRAVPIRWRILSIAALNSAVVVVLVGMIWNGAQVLGSAWGDVRQVRESDRILALLESETGRLQNLIHRYINQPSPDLFAEILLLREAVLGTLTNRAAKDPMLSGSVEELERTTDRFLNGFGELRSVQATIAKTYEEQVQGPAKDMAGLYSIIEGATGHRDALIWPSLGKSREAFTAMLVAANSYYLSQSSGAADDARHNTETIEKTIPVMLDLADNDLQKMALEKLATRTTALREGFAKLSEQLASRTELLRNTIDASQAEAIGAIDDLSTKMRQREQKAQETFDRTLADISRRVLSIAVIFLGIILTAGVLIALSIRLPLQQIMAAMRAITLGDLDREVQGTKARDEVGAMARAVEVFRENAIAKRQTEDELRASKEKAESALLELNAAQQNLIDAERLAALGGLVAGVAHEVNNPIGISLTVASSFARRTEIFEAQLKGEGGLRRSQLDEFVQSSRDASQQLVANLTRAGELIQSFKQVAVDRSHAERRQFSLSEATEQIIASLRPVLKRSPITLKVDVPEGLLLDGYPGSYGQILTNLFLNAANHAFADGRAGTITISARPRGTEDIEIIFTDDGAGMTPDVQRQAFDPFFTTRRNEGGTGLGLHIVYNLVTQQLGGRMMLESKLGQGTTFRIIMPRVAKGGAQSTETDGTSQWPNRTMSST from the coding sequence TTGGCCGCGCTTGGACACAGCGATCATCCAGACCGGGCCCCCGGCCCGATCGGGCGGCTGCGCGCGCGTCTCGTCGGCCTGCTCCGGGCGGTGCCGATCCGCTGGCGCATCCTGTCGATCGCGGCCCTGAACTCCGCCGTGGTGGTGGTGCTGGTCGGGATGATCTGGAACGGCGCGCAGGTGCTGGGCTCGGCCTGGGGCGACGTCCGCCAGGTGCGCGAGTCCGACCGCATCCTGGCGCTGCTCGAGAGCGAGACCGGGCGGCTGCAGAACCTGATCCACCGCTACATCAACCAGCCGAGCCCGGACCTGTTCGCCGAGATCCTGCTGCTGCGCGAGGCGGTGCTGGGCACGCTGACCAATCGCGCCGCCAAGGACCCGATGCTGTCCGGCTCGGTCGAAGAGCTCGAGCGCACCACCGACCGCTTCCTCAACGGCTTTGGCGAGCTGCGCAGCGTGCAGGCCACCATTGCCAAAACCTATGAGGAGCAGGTGCAGGGCCCGGCCAAGGACATGGCCGGCCTCTATTCCATCATCGAAGGCGCCACCGGCCATCGCGACGCGCTGATCTGGCCCTCGCTCGGCAAGTCCCGCGAGGCCTTCACCGCGATGCTGGTCGCCGCCAATTCCTACTATCTGTCGCAGTCGTCAGGCGCCGCCGACGACGCGCGCCACAACACCGAGACGATCGAGAAGACCATCCCGGTCATGCTCGATCTCGCCGACAACGACCTGCAGAAGATGGCGCTTGAAAAGCTCGCGACCCGCACCACGGCGCTGCGCGAGGGCTTTGCAAAGCTGTCCGAGCAGCTCGCGAGCCGCACCGAGCTGCTCCGCAACACGATCGACGCCAGCCAGGCCGAGGCGATCGGCGCCATCGACGATCTCTCGACCAAGATGCGCCAGCGCGAGCAGAAGGCGCAGGAGACCTTCGACCGCACGCTGGCCGACATCTCCCGCCGCGTGCTGTCGATCGCGGTGATCTTCCTCGGCATCATCCTCACCGCCGGCGTGCTGATCGCGCTGTCGATCCGCCTGCCGCTGCAGCAGATCATGGCGGCGATGCGCGCCATCACGCTCGGCGATCTCGATCGCGAGGTGCAGGGCACCAAGGCGCGCGACGAGGTCGGCGCCATGGCGCGCGCGGTGGAGGTATTCCGCGAGAACGCGATCGCCAAGCGCCAGACCGAGGACGAGCTGCGCGCCTCCAAGGAGAAAGCCGAGAGCGCGCTGCTCGAGCTCAACGCTGCGCAGCAGAACCTGATCGACGCCGAGCGGCTCGCAGCCCTCGGCGGCCTCGTCGCCGGCGTCGCGCACGAGGTCAACAACCCGATCGGCATCAGCCTGACGGTGGCCTCGAGCTTTGCCCGGCGCACCGAGATCTTCGAGGCCCAGCTCAAGGGCGAGGGCGGTCTGCGCCGCTCGCAGCTCGACGAATTCGTGCAGTCCTCGCGCGATGCCTCGCAGCAGCTGGTCGCCAACCTCACCCGCGCCGGCGAGCTGATCCAGTCGTTCAAGCAGGTGGCGGTCGACCGCTCCCATGCCGAGCGGCGGCAGTTCTCACTCAGCGAAGCAACCGAGCAGATCATCGCCAGCCTGAGGCCGGTGCTGAAGCGCTCGCCGATCACGCTCAAGGTCGACGTGCCCGAGGGGCTGCTGCTCGACGGCTATCCCGGCTCCTACGGCCAGATCCTGACCAATCTCTTCCTCAACGCCGCCAACCATGCCTTCGCCGACGGGCGCGCCGGCACCATCACGATCTCGGCGCGGCCGCGCGGGACCGAGGACATCGAGATCATCTTCACCGATGACGGGGCGGGCATGACCCCCGACGTGCAGCGCCAGGCCTTTGACCCATTCTTTACCACCCGGCGCAACGAAGGTGGCACGGGACTCGGCCTTCATATCGTCTATAACCTGGTGACCCAGCAGCTTGGCGGACGCATGATGCTGGAATCCAAGCTGGGACAAGGCACTACTTTTCGGATTATCATGCCGCGGGTCGCCAAGGGCGGCGCGCAAAGCACAGAGACTGACGGGACTTCTCAATGGCCGAACAGGACGATGTCCTCCACCTGA
- a CDS encoding ATP-binding response regulator, protein MAEQDDVLHLIDDTGTAPEDQNARRWKIAVIDDDPAVHDGTRFALSDYSLNGQSLEILSAHSAAEGRKLMAEHGDIAAVLLDVIMETDVAGLELVEFIRNELKNETVRIILRTGQPGQAPERRVIVQYDINDYKAKTELTADKLFTSLTAALRSYQQLERMVQTRRGLEIIIDAASTLYDFKSMQRLAEGVLTQLASLLNVDCAGILVLRDNGGVDPELSVLAGSGCYSRFIGTTSSRALDPDLRELVEAAFQRRKNEFADHRSVIYLRTGSGREVVVLLQAERELSETDRSLVEIFSSRLSIAFDNVILYQQLQDANTQLEDRVAQRTRALMQANRRLSAQWLRLQRANGFKNEILGTVAHDLKNPLGVILGRTEMLKELISTGASASGVVSQVDHIRDATKRLTTMVDHLISDAMADAFDITIRREPVDVAALVKEVADANQPLAVNKQQMISVTAPSNIVTMCDTDRIREAIDNLISNAIKYSPIGGKIGVAVTHEGSDTIIRVNDEGAGLSPEDLGRLFGRFQRLSAKPTAGESSTGLGLSIVKRIIDMHGGEVTAESEGPGKGATFTITLPATEMP, encoded by the coding sequence ATGGCCGAACAGGACGATGTCCTCCACCTGATCGACGACACCGGTACCGCGCCGGAGGACCAGAACGCACGGAGATGGAAGATCGCCGTCATCGACGACGATCCGGCCGTGCACGACGGCACCCGCTTCGCGCTGTCCGACTACAGCCTCAACGGCCAGAGCCTGGAGATCCTCTCGGCGCATTCCGCGGCCGAAGGCCGCAAGCTGATGGCCGAGCACGGCGACATCGCCGCGGTGCTGCTCGACGTCATCATGGAGACCGACGTCGCCGGCCTCGAGCTGGTCGAGTTCATCCGCAACGAGCTCAAGAACGAGACCGTGCGCATCATCCTGCGCACCGGCCAGCCCGGCCAGGCGCCGGAGCGGCGCGTGATCGTGCAGTACGACATCAACGACTACAAGGCCAAGACCGAGCTCACCGCCGACAAGCTGTTCACCTCGCTGACCGCGGCGCTGCGCTCCTATCAGCAGCTCGAGCGCATGGTGCAGACGCGGCGCGGGCTCGAGATCATCATCGACGCGGCCTCGACGCTGTACGACTTCAAGTCGATGCAGCGGCTCGCCGAGGGCGTGCTGACCCAGCTCGCCTCGCTGCTCAATGTCGACTGCGCCGGTATACTGGTGCTGCGCGACAATGGCGGCGTCGATCCCGAGCTCTCGGTGCTTGCGGGGAGCGGCTGCTACAGCCGCTTCATCGGCACCACCTCGTCGCGGGCGCTCGACCCTGACTTGCGCGAGCTCGTGGAAGCCGCGTTCCAGCGCCGCAAGAACGAGTTCGCCGACCATCGCAGCGTGATCTATCTGCGCACCGGATCTGGCCGCGAGGTGGTGGTGCTGCTGCAGGCCGAGCGCGAATTGTCCGAGACCGACCGCTCGCTGGTCGAGATCTTCTCCAGCCGGCTCTCGATCGCCTTCGACAACGTGATCCTCTACCAGCAGCTCCAGGACGCCAACACGCAGCTGGAGGACCGCGTCGCCCAGCGCACCCGCGCCCTGATGCAGGCCAACCGCCGCCTCTCGGCGCAATGGCTGCGGCTGCAGCGCGCCAACGGCTTCAAGAACGAGATTCTGGGCACCGTCGCGCATGATCTGAAGAACCCGCTCGGCGTCATCCTCGGCCGTACCGAGATGCTGAAGGAGCTGATCTCGACCGGTGCGTCGGCCAGCGGCGTCGTCTCCCAAGTCGATCACATCCGCGACGCCACCAAGCGGCTGACCACGATGGTCGACCATCTGATCTCGGACGCGATGGCCGATGCCTTCGACATCACCATCCGCCGCGAGCCGGTCGACGTCGCAGCATTGGTGAAGGAGGTCGCCGACGCCAACCAGCCGCTCGCGGTCAACAAGCAGCAGATGATCAGCGTTACCGCGCCGTCCAACATCGTCACCATGTGCGACACCGACCGCATCCGCGAGGCGATCGACAACCTCATCAGCAACGCGATCAAGTATTCGCCGATCGGCGGCAAGATCGGCGTCGCGGTCACTCATGAGGGCAGCGACACCATCATCCGGGTCAACGACGAAGGCGCCGGCCTGTCGCCGGAAGATCTCGGCCGCCTGTTCGGCCGGTTCCAGCGGCTGTCCGCCAAGCCGACCGCGGGCGAGAGCTCGACGGGGCTTGGGCTTTCCATCGTCAAGCGTATTATCGACATGCATGGCGGCGAGGTGACGGCCGAGAGCGAGGGCCCCGGCAAGGGCGCGACCTTCACCATCACCCTGCCCGCGACCGAGATGCCGTGA
- a CDS encoding cytochrome c biogenesis CcdA family protein: MLELLFALLAGILTIAAPCTLPMLPILLGASIGRAGHLRPAMIALGFVVSFSAVALLLGALTRAFDFDPNVLREAAAILLLGFGLLMLWPAPFEWLSIRLNGWLDLGAASATQREGALGGLVLGTTLGLVWTPCAGPVLGSILTLVATSKNLAWAGTLLVAYAIGAAIPMLAIAYGGQAATTRVRSLARISPRLQQGFGVVVIGFAVAAYFQYDTLIVAWLTGFYPTGQIGL; encoded by the coding sequence ATGCTCGAACTGCTCTTCGCTCTCCTCGCCGGCATCCTCACCATCGCCGCGCCGTGCACCCTGCCGATGCTGCCGATCCTGCTTGGCGCCTCGATCGGGCGCGCGGGGCATCTGCGGCCAGCGATGATCGCGCTCGGCTTCGTCGTCTCGTTCTCCGCCGTCGCGCTGCTGCTCGGCGCGCTCACGCGGGCATTCGATTTCGATCCGAATGTGCTGCGCGAGGCCGCTGCGATTCTGCTGCTCGGTTTCGGCCTGCTGATGTTGTGGCCGGCGCCGTTCGAATGGCTGTCGATCCGGCTCAATGGCTGGCTCGACCTTGGCGCTGCGAGCGCCACGCAGCGCGAGGGCGCGCTTGGCGGGCTCGTCCTCGGCACCACGCTGGGCCTGGTTTGGACGCCCTGCGCAGGGCCCGTGCTCGGCTCGATCCTGACGCTGGTTGCGACCTCGAAGAATCTGGCCTGGGCCGGCACGCTGCTGGTCGCCTATGCGATTGGCGCGGCGATCCCGATGCTGGCGATCGCCTATGGCGGACAGGCCGCGACCACGCGGGTGCGCAGCCTCGCGCGGATCTCGCCGCGGCTGCAGCAGGGCTTTGGCGTCGTCGTGATCGGCTTCGCGGTCGCCGCCTACTTCCAATACGACACGCTGATCGTGGCGTGGCTCACCGGCTTCTATCCCACCGGCCAGATCGGCCTGTGA
- a CDS encoding response regulator, which yields MTQSQHIMIVDDEAPAREMVGDYLKMHGFTVTLCDGGKSLRAAIQGSMPDLVVLDLNMPEEDGLSIIRDLKSRINVPVIMLTATASPIDRVVGLELGADDYVAKPCELRELMARIRSVLRRSTPVKAAAAEAAAAKSDKDQLVRFGTKWLDLEAQALRDDEGNEHPLTASEFGLLKVFAANPKRVLSRERLLELANARDAEAFDRAVDLRIMRIRRKIEPDPTKPAVIRTIRGGGYLFSPAGEKA from the coding sequence ATGACCCAAAGCCAGCACATCATGATCGTCGACGACGAGGCCCCGGCCCGGGAGATGGTCGGCGATTACCTCAAGATGCACGGCTTCACCGTGACGCTGTGCGATGGCGGCAAGTCGCTGCGCGCCGCGATCCAGGGCAGCATGCCCGATCTCGTCGTGCTCGACCTCAACATGCCGGAGGAAGACGGCCTCTCGATCATCCGCGACCTCAAGAGCCGCATCAACGTGCCGGTCATCATGCTCACCGCGACGGCGAGCCCGATCGACCGCGTCGTCGGCCTCGAGCTCGGCGCCGACGACTATGTCGCAAAGCCCTGCGAGCTGCGCGAGCTGATGGCGCGCATCCGTTCGGTGCTGCGCCGGAGCACGCCGGTGAAGGCGGCGGCGGCGGAAGCCGCGGCGGCGAAATCCGACAAGGACCAGCTGGTGCGCTTCGGCACCAAATGGCTCGATCTCGAAGCGCAGGCCCTGCGCGACGACGAGGGCAACGAGCATCCGCTGACCGCGTCCGAGTTCGGACTGTTGAAAGTGTTCGCGGCCAATCCGAAGCGCGTGCTGTCGCGCGAGCGCCTGCTCGAGCTTGCCAATGCGCGCGACGCCGAAGCCTTCGACCGCGCGGTCGACCTGCGCATCATGCGCATCCGCCGCAAGATCGAGCCCGACCCGACCAAGCCCGCCGTGATCCGCACCATCCGCGGCGGCGGCTATCTGTTCTCGCCCGCGGGCGAGAAGGCGTAA
- a CDS encoding sigma-70 family RNA polymerase sigma factor: MPNVIAINAQASQSIIAAQATSDDMLLESIADGNRTSMHILYCRHNVRVYRFILRIVRDATTAEDLVSQVFLDVWRTAGQFQGRSQVSTWLLSIARFKALTAMRQRRFEDIDQEDVRQIPDDTDTPETSLDRSDTSAILRACVAKLSPAHREIINLVYYHEKSVEEVGQIIGIPQSTVKTRMFYARKQLADLLKGAGVDRFAA; this comes from the coding sequence ATGCCGAACGTCATCGCCATCAACGCCCAGGCCAGCCAGAGCATCATTGCCGCTCAAGCGACCTCGGACGATATGCTTCTGGAGAGCATTGCCGACGGCAACCGGACGTCCATGCACATCCTTTATTGCCGACACAATGTGCGGGTCTATCGCTTCATCCTGCGCATCGTGCGCGATGCCACCACAGCGGAAGACCTCGTCAGCCAGGTGTTCTTGGACGTGTGGCGGACTGCCGGCCAATTCCAGGGTCGCTCGCAGGTCTCGACCTGGCTGCTCTCGATCGCACGCTTCAAGGCGCTGACCGCGATGCGCCAGCGGCGCTTCGAGGACATCGACCAGGAGGACGTGCGCCAGATCCCTGACGACACCGACACGCCGGAGACCTCGCTCGACCGCAGCGACACCAGCGCCATCCTGCGCGCCTGCGTCGCAAAACTGTCGCCCGCGCATCGCGAGATCATCAACCTCGTCTACTACCACGAGAAGTCGGTGGAGGAGGTCGGGCAGATCATCGGCATCCCCCAGAGCACGGTGAAGACCCGCATGTTCTACGCCCGCAAGCAGCTGGCCGATTTGCTTAAGGGCGCCGGCGTCGATCGTTTCGCCGCGTAA
- a CDS encoding thioredoxin family protein, whose product MTVKLLAVSAALVGMAVTGAVIPGICDEAARATPVVAAAATPVQVAAASQQAAPDFTGINTWFNSKPLGIADLRGKVVLVDFWTYGCVNCVNTLPHVTDLYAKYKDKGLVVVGVHTPEFPFERSASNVQAALKRHGITYPVAQDNDSKTWNAYRNQYWPAQYIIDQSGKIVFQHEGEGAYDQIDRTVAGLLNVNS is encoded by the coding sequence ATGACTGTCAAACTGCTCGCCGTTTCCGCCGCCCTGGTCGGCATGGCCGTCACCGGCGCCGTCATCCCCGGCATCTGCGACGAGGCCGCGCGCGCAACGCCTGTCGTCGCCGCCGCGGCAACGCCGGTCCAGGTGGCGGCCGCGAGCCAACAGGCCGCGCCTGACTTCACCGGCATCAACACCTGGTTCAACTCGAAACCGCTTGGCATCGCCGACCTGCGCGGCAAGGTCGTGCTGGTCGACTTCTGGACCTATGGCTGCGTCAACTGCGTCAACACGCTGCCGCACGTCACCGATCTCTATGCCAAATACAAGGACAAGGGTCTCGTCGTGGTCGGCGTGCACACGCCGGAATTCCCGTTCGAGCGCTCCGCCTCCAACGTCCAGGCCGCGCTGAAGCGCCACGGCATCACCTATCCGGTGGCGCAGGACAATGACTCCAAGACCTGGAACGCCTATCGCAACCAGTATTGGCCGGCGCAATACATCATCGACCAGAGCGGCAAGATCGTGTTCCAGCATGAGGGCGAAGGCGCCTACGACCAGATCGACCGCACCGTCGCCGGGCTGCTGAACGTCAACAGCTGA
- the ugpB gene encoding sn-glycerol-3-phosphate ABC transporter substrate-binding protein UgpB, with protein MVTSALRLLQVVAAAAVLAFTPRAQAATDIAWWHAMSGELGKQLEKLAADFNASQSDYRIVPTYKGNYTETVTAAIFAFRSRSQPAIVQVNEVATATMTAAKGAIYPVFSLMRDQGEPFSLNDYLPAVSGYYTDASGNLLSFPFNSSTPILYYNKTMFRDAGLDPETPPRTWPELGAAAKRLRERGAVCGFTTSWPSWIHVENLSAFHNLPLATRTNGFAGLDAALTINNPVVVKHVAQLAEWQQTKAFDYSGRGQAAEPRFQKGECGIFIGSSATRADIKANSKFEIGYGLMPYWPDVKDAPQNSIIGGATLWVLRDRPRQEYKGVARFFAYLSQPGVQAAWHQNTGYLPITRAAYELTRAQGFYERNPGSAISFEEITLHPPTENSKGIRLGSFVLIRGAIEDELEQAFAGQKSAQSALDSAVERGNKLLRQFERASPER; from the coding sequence ATGGTGACTTCAGCATTGCGCCTTTTGCAGGTCGTTGCCGCCGCTGCGGTCCTCGCATTCACGCCACGGGCACAAGCGGCAACCGACATCGCCTGGTGGCACGCGATGTCGGGCGAGCTCGGCAAGCAGCTCGAAAAGCTCGCCGCCGACTTCAACGCCTCGCAATCCGATTACCGCATCGTCCCGACCTACAAGGGCAATTACACCGAGACGGTGACGGCGGCGATCTTCGCTTTCCGCTCGCGCAGCCAGCCCGCGATCGTCCAGGTCAACGAGGTCGCCACCGCCACCATGACGGCCGCCAAGGGCGCGATCTATCCGGTGTTCAGCCTGATGCGGGACCAGGGCGAGCCGTTCTCGCTGAACGATTACCTGCCCGCGGTCTCCGGCTACTACACCGACGCGAGCGGCAACCTGCTGTCCTTCCCGTTCAATTCCTCGACACCGATCCTCTACTACAACAAGACCATGTTCCGCGACGCCGGCCTCGATCCGGAGACGCCGCCAAGAACCTGGCCCGAGCTCGGTGCCGCCGCAAAGCGCCTGCGCGAGCGCGGCGCGGTGTGCGGGTTCACCACGTCCTGGCCGTCCTGGATCCATGTCGAGAATCTTTCCGCCTTCCACAATCTGCCGCTGGCGACCCGCACCAACGGCTTTGCCGGCCTCGATGCGGCGCTCACCATCAACAATCCCGTTGTCGTCAAGCACGTCGCCCAGCTCGCCGAATGGCAGCAGACCAAGGCGTTCGACTATAGCGGCCGCGGGCAGGCGGCCGAGCCGCGCTTCCAGAAGGGCGAGTGCGGCATCTTCATCGGCTCCTCGGCGACGCGCGCCGACATCAAGGCGAATTCGAAATTCGAGATCGGCTACGGCCTGATGCCATACTGGCCCGACGTGAAGGACGCGCCGCAGAACTCGATCATCGGCGGCGCCACGCTGTGGGTGCTGCGCGACCGGCCGCGCCAGGAATACAAGGGCGTGGCGCGGTTCTTCGCCTATCTGTCGCAGCCCGGCGTGCAGGCCGCCTGGCACCAGAACACCGGCTATTTGCCGATCACCCGCGCCGCCTACGAGCTGACGCGCGCGCAAGGTTTTTACGAGCGCAATCCGGGCTCGGCGATCTCGTTCGAGGAGATCACGCTGCATCCGCCGACGGAGAACTCGAAGGGCATCAGGCTCGGCTCCTTCGTGCTGATCCGCGGCGCGATCGAGGACGAGCTGGAGCAGGCCTTCGCCGGCCAGAAGAGCGCGCAATCGGCGCTCGATTCCGCGGTCGAGCGTGGCAACAAGCTGCTCCGCCAGTTCGAGCGCGCCAGCCCCGAGCGCTAA